One genomic segment of [Phormidium] sp. ETS-05 includes these proteins:
- a CDS encoding SpoIIE family protein phosphatase, giving the protein MSRGKGRKLKLMVVDDEIDNLDLLYRTFRRDFQVYRADSGFSALDTLDKNGEMAIIISDQRMPEMNGTEFLSKTVDTFPDTIRILLTGYTDVEDLVEAINSGQVFKYITKPWNPEELKAVVQQASDTYQILKKRTNELNRTLRRESLLNAVMTAIRESLDYRGMLQTIVEAVGQNFEAASCILFPVESDRLIPDAVSYHAHSDSAITVKIDDDPLIRSVLETRQPELVPSEENDGSSTKLVVPLICQQDMLAIMSLSQDSSGKSWPPEDIELIEGVAEQAALALSQAKLYQRTQEQAEQMRAELEVARQIQTNLLRQSWPELETAKVQACCFPARAVGGDFFEVYIHSSGDIWLAVGDVSGKGVPAALFMASAMSVLRRELAQDISPEPMDAIINLNASLADDLMGNNCFITMVLARYRPTTKELAYVNAGHIYPLIWSHQAVIAGATDIEPNFLKARGIPLGILPVWRGKSGSLDLNAGDVLLLTSDGITEATITHPNPALNNLNAGAMLNQDGLWQLLLTETAALDVNRLLERVRELATEQEDDQTILSLEVL; this is encoded by the coding sequence ATGAGTCGGGGAAAAGGGAGGAAGCTAAAACTGATGGTAGTCGATGATGAAATCGACAACCTTGACTTGCTTTACCGGACTTTTAGGCGAGATTTTCAAGTTTACAGAGCCGATAGCGGTTTTAGCGCTCTAGACACCTTGGATAAAAACGGAGAAATGGCGATCATTATCTCCGACCAGCGGATGCCAGAAATGAATGGCACTGAGTTTCTGAGCAAAACCGTAGATACCTTTCCAGATACGATTCGGATTCTGCTAACCGGCTACACTGACGTAGAAGACTTGGTGGAGGCAATCAACTCCGGCCAAGTATTCAAGTACATCACCAAGCCTTGGAACCCAGAAGAACTCAAGGCTGTAGTCCAGCAAGCCTCCGACACCTATCAAATCCTCAAGAAAAGAACCAATGAGCTAAATCGCACCCTCCGCCGAGAATCTCTATTAAACGCCGTGATGACGGCAATTCGAGAATCCTTGGACTATCGGGGAATGCTACAAACCATTGTGGAAGCAGTGGGCCAGAACTTTGAGGCAGCTAGCTGCATCCTGTTTCCCGTGGAGAGCGATCGGCTAATTCCCGACGCCGTTTCCTACCACGCCCACAGCGACAGCGCCATCACGGTTAAAATCGATGACGACCCTTTAATCCGATCGGTCTTAGAAACCCGTCAGCCCGAATTAGTCCCCAGCGAAGAAAACGACGGCAGCAGCACCAAACTCGTAGTCCCCCTGATTTGCCAGCAGGACATGCTCGCCATCATGTCCCTGTCCCAAGACAGCAGCGGCAAAAGTTGGCCCCCGGAAGACATCGAACTCATCGAAGGCGTTGCCGAACAAGCCGCCCTCGCACTTTCCCAAGCCAAACTGTACCAGCGCACCCAAGAGCAAGCCGAGCAAATGCGCGCCGAACTCGAGGTGGCCCGCCAAATCCAAACCAACCTGCTCCGTCAAAGCTGGCCCGAACTAGAAACCGCCAAAGTCCAAGCCTGCTGCTTTCCCGCTCGCGCCGTCGGCGGCGATTTCTTTGAAGTTTACATCCACTCCAGCGGTGACATCTGGCTAGCAGTAGGAGACGTTTCTGGCAAAGGGGTCCCCGCCGCTTTGTTCATGGCTAGCGCCATGTCTGTGCTGCGTCGCGAACTCGCCCAAGACATCTCCCCCGAACCAATGGATGCCATCATCAATCTTAATGCCAGTCTGGCAGATGACCTGATGGGCAACAACTGCTTTATTACAATGGTTTTAGCCCGTTACCGCCCCACCACCAAAGAGCTAGCATACGTCAATGCCGGTCACATCTACCCCCTAATTTGGTCTCACCAAGCGGTGATCGCAGGAGCCACCGACATCGAACCAAATTTCCTCAAAGCCAGAGGCATTCCTCTGGGGATATTGCCCGTTTGGCGCGGCAAATCCGGTAGCTTAGATTTGAATGCGGGAGACGTACTGCTACTTACCAGTGATGGGATTACCGAGGCTACCATTACCCATCCTAACCCCGCATTGAACAACCTCAATGCGGGGGCCATGCTCAACCAAGACGGTCTGTGGCAGCTACTGCTCACGGAAACCGCAGCTCTCGACGTAAATCGCTTATTAGAGCGCGTCCGAGAACTGGCTACTGAGCAGGAAGACGACCAAACAATCCTTTCCCTGGAGGTTCTCTAA
- a CDS encoding class I SAM-dependent methyltransferase: protein MITNPPSTDNLSLRREIAQAIAASPRQRLPFSDYMNLVLYHPQHGYYSTNSHKIGAGGDFATSPHLCADFGEVLAEQFFDMWQILGKPAPFQLLEMGAGQGLIAGDVLKYLQNKYLDFFSVLEYIIVEKSQAMRNFQRQRLTKWQERLRWMEWSEIPPNSISGCVFSNELVDAFSVHLFAINQNQIQEICVTTAADSSEDITQFAEILAETSNPKIAEYFQWLGLDLLNGNYPNGYRSEVNLAALDWMGEVAAKLQRGYVVTIDYGYTAERYYNPSRYQGTLQCYYQHRYHDNPYVNIGHQDITAHVNFTALELQGAACGLEKLGFVPQGLFLMALGLGERIAALATTEGIDIVTLMQRREVLHGLINPMGLGGFGVLLQAKGLTKSEQSQVLKGLKIPPIG, encoded by the coding sequence ATGATTACTAATCCCCCATCTACTGATAATTTGTCTCTCCGCCGAGAAATCGCCCAAGCCATTGCAGCCAGTCCCCGCCAGCGTCTCCCGTTCTCCGATTACATGAATTTGGTACTTTATCACCCCCAACACGGCTACTATAGTACCAACTCTCACAAAATTGGTGCGGGAGGCGATTTCGCCACATCTCCTCACTTATGTGCTGATTTCGGTGAAGTCTTGGCCGAGCAGTTCTTTGATATGTGGCAAATCTTAGGCAAACCAGCGCCATTTCAGCTATTAGAAATGGGCGCCGGACAAGGTTTAATCGCCGGAGATGTCCTCAAATATTTACAAAATAAATATCTTGATTTTTTTTCCGTATTAGAGTATATAATTGTAGAAAAATCCCAGGCAATGCGTAATTTTCAGCGGCAACGCTTGACTAAATGGCAAGAGCGCTTGCGCTGGATGGAATGGTCAGAAATACCGCCCAACTCGATTAGCGGCTGTGTGTTCTCCAACGAATTAGTAGATGCTTTTTCTGTGCATTTATTTGCCATTAATCAAAACCAAATTCAAGAAATTTGTGTCACGACAGCCGCAGATAGCAGTGAAGATATCACCCAGTTTGCCGAAATTTTGGCAGAAACATCTAACCCCAAAATAGCCGAATATTTCCAATGGTTAGGATTAGATTTACTAAACGGCAATTACCCCAATGGCTATCGCAGTGAGGTGAATTTAGCCGCATTGGATTGGATGGGGGAGGTAGCGGCGAAGCTACAGCGGGGATATGTGGTGACAATTGATTACGGCTATACTGCTGAACGCTATTATAACCCATCCCGCTATCAAGGGACGTTGCAATGCTATTATCAACACCGCTATCACGATAATCCTTATGTGAATATTGGCCATCAAGATATTACCGCTCATGTGAATTTTACGGCTTTGGAGTTACAGGGGGCGGCGTGCGGGTTGGAGAAATTGGGGTTTGTCCCCCAGGGATTATTTTTGATGGCTTTGGGGTTAGGAGAGCGCATCGCTGCTCTTGCCACCACTGAGGGAATAGATATCGTTACGCTCATGCAGCGGCGGGAAGTTCTCCACGGTTTAATCAACCCAATGGGATTAGGTGGTTTTGGGGTTTTATTGCAGGCTAAGGGTTTAACAAAATCAGAACAAAGTCAAGTTTTAAAAGGGTTGAAAATCCCCCCGATCGGCTAA
- a CDS encoding O-antigen ligase — protein MTNEHLPPDPSLVEPWKDTQFGLLLLPVSPLLAGAFLLRGMWQTWRHYGQEIVASVLNRGFALMAGWIIITSVLAADKQAAFLGMFNFLPFFAFFATASTFIKTPAQLRRIAWILVLGSVPVVIIGWGQLFWGWTGPVKLGAVINWPIQPLGNPPGRMASVFDYANVLASYFLVTFILGVGLWCESFFSLKSLMGVPEHREMVRDPRDPRIVRTLNLRAAEEPSRAWQRLGFLSLTVLGNGVALILTNSRNAWAIACVAGIAFAVYLGWRSLVAAFSIAVGGVAWSAFGPDPVRLWLRNIVPAYFWARLTDELYPDRPLASLRSTQWQFAWQMALDRPFTGWGLRNFTPAYEAKMQFWLGHPHNLFLMLAAETGIPGVLLLSGLVAWVLGHSIIRLRHWQVPTSTHDNIIPFQEDKLIFFTYLVAFTACTLFHILDVTIFDSRINIIGWLLLAAIWGVTRK, from the coding sequence ATGACCAATGAGCATCTACCCCCAGACCCTAGCCTGGTGGAACCGTGGAAAGATACTCAATTCGGTTTGCTGTTGCTCCCAGTTAGTCCGCTCCTGGCGGGAGCCTTTCTGCTGCGGGGGATGTGGCAGACTTGGCGCCATTATGGGCAGGAGATTGTGGCCTCGGTTCTTAATCGCGGTTTTGCCCTGATGGCCGGATGGATTATCATTACATCTGTCTTGGCAGCAGACAAGCAGGCGGCTTTTCTGGGAATGTTTAATTTTCTGCCATTTTTTGCCTTTTTCGCCACCGCCAGCACGTTTATCAAAACCCCAGCACAGTTGCGCCGGATCGCTTGGATTTTGGTTTTGGGCTCGGTGCCAGTGGTAATTATCGGCTGGGGTCAGTTATTTTGGGGCTGGACTGGACCAGTGAAATTGGGTGCCGTGATTAACTGGCCAATTCAACCCCTGGGCAACCCCCCCGGACGGATGGCATCGGTGTTTGACTATGCCAATGTGTTGGCGAGTTATTTTCTCGTGACTTTTATCCTGGGTGTGGGGCTCTGGTGTGAGTCGTTTTTCTCATTAAAAAGTCTGATGGGGGTGCCGGAACACCGGGAAATGGTGCGGGACCCCCGCGACCCCCGTATCGTCAGAACTTTGAACCTGAGAGCGGCGGAGGAACCGAGCCGAGCTTGGCAGCGGTTAGGGTTTTTGAGCTTGACGGTACTGGGAAATGGGGTGGCGTTGATTTTAACTAATTCCCGCAATGCTTGGGCGATCGCCTGTGTTGCTGGCATCGCGTTCGCGGTTTACCTCGGTTGGCGGTCTCTGGTAGCAGCATTCAGCATCGCCGTGGGGGGTGTGGCTTGGTCTGCCTTTGGCCCGGACCCAGTGCGGCTGTGGCTGAGAAATATTGTCCCCGCCTATTTTTGGGCACGGTTGACCGATGAATTATATCCCGATCGTCCCCTGGCCAGCTTGCGCTCCACTCAATGGCAGTTTGCTTGGCAAATGGCGCTCGATCGACCCTTCACCGGCTGGGGTTTACGCAACTTCACCCCCGCCTATGAAGCGAAAATGCAGTTTTGGCTCGGTCATCCCCACAACCTATTTTTAATGCTCGCCGCCGAAACCGGTATCCCCGGAGTTCTGCTCTTGTCTGGTTTAGTCGCTTGGGTTCTCGGCCACAGTATCATCCGCCTCCGTCATTGGCAAGTCCCCACCAGCACACATGACAACATCATCCCGTTCCAAGAAGATAAATTAATTTTTTTCACCTACCTAGTGGCTTTCACCGCCTGCACCTTATTTCACATCTTAGATGTCACTATATTTGATTCCCGCATCAACATCATCGGCTGGTTGCTCCTCGCCGCTATCTGGGGCGTTACCCGGAAATAG
- a CDS encoding anti-sigma regulatory factor, with amino-acid sequence MKTELHVPSDLRFLTVVENWLLTSMEMELGDHVDWPRHSNRWRLVLAEAYSNVVRHAHREQAHIPVLLRLELKDRDIALEVWDQGKGYDLSDYAEPVPEKMPDGGYGWLIMKRLMDRVEYVLQTGGGNCLKLQTTLPEAKK; translated from the coding sequence ATGAAAACAGAGTTGCACGTGCCCAGCGACTTGCGGTTTCTCACCGTAGTAGAAAACTGGCTGTTGACCAGTATGGAAATGGAGCTGGGGGACCATGTGGACTGGCCCCGGCACTCTAATCGCTGGCGCTTGGTTCTCGCTGAAGCCTATTCTAACGTGGTGCGTCACGCCCATAGGGAACAAGCCCATATTCCCGTGTTGTTGCGCTTGGAACTCAAAGATCGGGACATCGCTTTAGAAGTATGGGACCAAGGCAAAGGCTATGACCTCTCCGACTACGCCGAACCTGTCCCAGAAAAAATGCCTGATGGTGGCTATGGTTGGCTAATTATGAAGCGGTTAATGGATCGGGTGGAGTATGTCCTCCAAACCGGTGGCGGTAACTGTCTCAAACTGCAAACTACGCTCCCAGAAGCGAAAAAGTAG
- the rsmH gene encoding 16S rRNA (cytosine(1402)-N(4))-methyltransferase RsmH yields the protein MAQTDVKRNQEEAPVFQHVPVLATETIARLEIRPGGHYLDATVGAGGHSLLILAAAPEVRVTAIDRDEIALATAKVNLATYGDRVQFWHGNFAEYDPGKTRFDGIIADLGISSGQIDTPERGFSFRLQGDLDMRMDSRQSLTAAEIVNSWDETELADLFYRYGEERRSRQIAQMVVRRRPFKTTTELAEAIAASTPRRYRTYSIHPATRVFQALRMAVNLELEAVETFLDKAPLWLASQGKIAAISFHSLEDRLVKHKLRDSPLLLVLTKKPIRPSAEELARNPRSRSAKLRIAERLTP from the coding sequence TTGGCACAAACTGATGTGAAACGGAATCAGGAGGAGGCACCAGTGTTCCAGCACGTGCCGGTGCTAGCCACCGAGACGATCGCGAGGCTAGAAATCCGTCCGGGTGGGCATTATTTGGATGCCACTGTAGGAGCAGGGGGTCACAGCTTGCTGATTTTAGCGGCGGCACCGGAGGTGCGGGTGACGGCGATCGACCGGGATGAGATCGCCCTGGCTACCGCCAAAGTCAATCTCGCCACCTATGGCGATCGGGTGCAATTTTGGCACGGCAACTTTGCCGAATATGACCCCGGTAAGACTAGATTTGACGGCATCATTGCCGATTTAGGCATCAGCTCCGGGCAGATAGACACCCCAGAACGGGGGTTTAGCTTTCGCCTCCAGGGGGATTTGGATATGCGGATGGACAGCCGCCAGTCCCTGACTGCAGCGGAAATCGTCAATAGTTGGGATGAAACCGAACTGGCAGACCTGTTTTACCGCTACGGAGAGGAAAGGCGATCGCGCCAGATTGCCCAGATGGTGGTAAGGCGGCGGCCTTTTAAAACTACCACAGAACTCGCAGAGGCGATCGCGGCTTCTACCCCCCGCCGCTACCGCACCTACTCCATTCACCCAGCCACCCGCGTCTTCCAAGCCTTGCGCATGGCCGTAAACTTAGAGCTAGAAGCCGTAGAAACATTTCTCGACAAAGCACCTTTATGGCTGGCAAGTCAGGGCAAAATTGCCGCCATCAGCTTTCACAGCCTGGAAGACCGGCTAGTCAAGCACAAGCTGCGGGATTCCCCCCTGCTGCTGGTCTTGACTAAAAAGCCGATTCGCCCCAGTGCCGAAGAACTCGCCCGCAACCCCCGGTCTCGCTCTGCCAAGCTGAGAATAGCTGAAAGATTAACTCCGTGA
- a CDS encoding TldD/PmbA family protein, whose translation MINLTEEQALDLIDSIVKESEAEGVFVSISAGESALSRFSENQITQNISRNHCKISITSGFGKSWATSSTSSIDLDAIIATIRRSEELAQVAPEDPEWVPLLPPQTYEARTPGFDAATASFSPLQRGEILQYVCQRSSAAGSSGSGTLGTDTSISAIGNSLGLRAAASYTEADFSFTARLDDGSSWCDRTATAVGDLPIQEMTARTIARTLASRNPRPITVGAYPVIFEPAAFATLLQWVIWNLDARAADEGRSFMSRFGPTGKPDGNRLGEQLFSPKVQIQRHSAHPLLQLGTFFGDGLKNDYREIIKDGIPQMLSYSRYWAQQQGVEPTGAFYPIVMTGSEQSLEDIIASTEQGILVTRAWYVRYVNPRTLEVTGMTRDGTFWIENGKIAYPIQNLRFNQNLPQMLRDIDAIGIPQRCGNSVIPPVRVHQFNFTSITDSI comes from the coding sequence ATGATCAACTTAACTGAAGAGCAAGCCTTGGATCTAATCGATTCAATTGTCAAAGAATCGGAAGCAGAAGGGGTTTTCGTCAGCATCAGCGCTGGAGAATCAGCTCTCAGCCGGTTTAGCGAAAATCAAATTACCCAAAACATCAGCCGCAACCACTGCAAAATCTCCATCACCAGCGGCTTTGGCAAATCCTGGGCCACCAGTTCCACATCATCCATAGATTTGGATGCCATCATCGCCACCATCCGCCGATCGGAAGAACTTGCCCAAGTGGCGCCAGAGGACCCGGAATGGGTGCCCCTGCTGCCCCCCCAAACCTATGAAGCCCGCACCCCTGGTTTTGATGCGGCTACCGCTAGTTTCTCCCCCCTGCAGCGGGGGGAAATTCTGCAATACGTCTGTCAGCGCAGTAGTGCAGCAGGTTCTAGCGGTTCCGGCACTCTGGGCACCGACACATCTATATCTGCAATTGGCAATAGCCTCGGCTTGCGCGCCGCCGCCAGCTACACGGAAGCGGATTTTAGTTTTACGGCGCGTCTGGATGACGGTTCTAGCTGGTGCGATCGCACTGCTACCGCCGTGGGAGACTTGCCAATTCAGGAGATGACCGCACGGACGATCGCCCGTACCCTAGCCTCCCGCAACCCCCGCCCCATTACCGTGGGCGCCTACCCAGTGATTTTCGAGCCCGCCGCTTTTGCCACATTACTCCAGTGGGTAATTTGGAATTTAGACGCTCGCGCCGCCGACGAAGGGCGATCGTTCATGTCCCGCTTTGGACCCACAGGTAAACCCGATGGCAACCGCCTGGGAGAACAGCTTTTTAGTCCAAAAGTGCAAATACAGCGCCACAGCGCCCATCCCCTACTGCAACTGGGCACCTTTTTCGGCGACGGACTGAAAAACGACTACCGAGAAATCATCAAAGACGGTATCCCCCAAATGCTTTCCTATAGTCGCTATTGGGCACAGCAACAAGGCGTAGAGCCCACGGGCGCTTTTTATCCGATCGTGATGACCGGTTCTGAGCAAAGTCTAGAAGATATCATCGCCAGTACCGAGCAAGGTATCCTCGTCACTCGCGCCTGGTATGTCCGTTACGTCAACCCCCGCACCCTAGAAGTTACTGGCATGACCCGAGATGGTACATTTTGGATTGAAAACGGCAAAATTGCTTACCCTATCCAAAACCTCCGCTTTAACCAAAACCTCCCCCAGATGCTCCGAGATATTGACGCGATCGGCATTCCCCAACGGTGTGGCAACAGTGTCATCCCCCCCGTCCGCGTCCACCAATTT
- a CDS encoding type II toxin-antitoxin system RelE/ParE family toxin: MYLIYFTDEAIANQERLAIASSVQERITKKISWLAENFAQINPLPLSANLVGLFKLRVGDYRVIYAVDDDLKVITIYQIGHRREIYD, encoded by the coding sequence ATGTACTTGATTTATTTCACAGACGAAGCTATTGCTAACCAAGAAAGGTTAGCAATAGCTTCGTCTGTGCAGGAGCGGATCACAAAGAAAATCAGTTGGTTGGCTGAAAATTTTGCGCAAATCAATCCTCTACCATTATCGGCTAATTTGGTAGGTTTATTTAAGTTAAGAGTGGGTGACTATAGGGTTATTTATGCTGTTGATGATGACTTAAAAGTGATTACTATTTACCAGATTGGACATAGGAGAGAAATTTATGATTAA
- a CDS encoding YaaW family protein codes for MDELRGALELATDDELHSITEILFRPKFNPLDYLKAHNPLEIQSRNRKARIDAIEQRFRFLAADGMTVLLGKTEHFTYRQALIGVCQYLKMPYSQALSTTELEADVFLYLLGRAWKQLPEADRDQLALRIQRSLAQTNLSHSLPLGLQKDPLRLLCKGSSAIAVSSILKPVLLSAIARQFAVQFAKYEMAKQALRQGGTIATAQLKNYVSAYMARRGMSAAAGRYAATKGAIALLGTALWGWFLADLGWQAIATNYGRIIPTIFTLAQIRLTRTDFVTCP; via the coding sequence TTGGACGAACTTAGAGGAGCGCTAGAATTAGCGACAGATGACGAATTACACTCTATTACGGAAATCCTGTTCCGCCCCAAATTCAACCCTTTGGATTATCTCAAGGCCCATAACCCCCTGGAAATCCAAAGCCGCAACCGGAAAGCTCGCATCGATGCGATCGAGCAGCGATTTCGGTTTTTGGCGGCGGATGGGATGACAGTGCTGCTGGGCAAAACCGAACATTTTACCTACAGGCAAGCCTTGATTGGGGTTTGCCAGTATTTAAAAATGCCCTATTCCCAAGCACTTTCTACCACAGAGTTGGAAGCAGATGTGTTTTTATACCTACTGGGGCGGGCGTGGAAACAACTACCGGAAGCAGACCGTGACCAGTTGGCGTTGAGGATTCAGCGCTCCCTAGCGCAAACCAATCTATCCCACAGCCTGCCTTTGGGGTTGCAGAAAGACCCGCTCCGCTTGTTGTGTAAAGGTAGCTCGGCGATCGCGGTTTCTTCGATCCTGAAACCCGTGCTGCTTTCAGCAATTGCCCGTCAGTTTGCCGTGCAATTCGCTAAATATGAAATGGCCAAACAAGCCTTGCGCCAAGGCGGAACCATCGCAACGGCTCAGCTCAAAAATTATGTCAGTGCCTATATGGCACGGCGGGGGATGTCGGCGGCGGCGGGACGGTACGCGGCTACTAAAGGAGCGATCGCTTTATTGGGCACAGCTCTCTGGGGCTGGTTTCTGGCTGATTTGGGGTGGCAGGCGATCGCCACCAATTACGGTCGCATCATCCCCACCATCTTCACCCTGGCCCAAATTCGCCTGACTCGTACCGATTTTGTCACTTGTCCCTAG
- the queG gene encoding tRNA epoxyqueuosine(34) reductase QueG, with protein sequence MTNDKIKAKAREIGFHKVGIAAVGSSDNSETPLQKWLNQGYQADMDWMANPKRQDIRLVMPDVQSVICVALNYYTEHQRPDRTEYAKISRYAWGRDYHRVMHKKLKVLANWLQTTGEDIQARYYADTGPIQDKVWAERAGIGWIAKNSNVITREYGSWVFLGEVLTNLKLTPDEPHTPHCGTCSRCLDACPTGAITEPFIVDANRCIAYHTIENRSPELPDSIKPHLQGWVAGCDICQDVCPWNQRFARETDVEEFQPYPQNLAPTLEELADMSDLEWDRRFTASALRRIKPAMWRRNARANLE encoded by the coding sequence ATGACCAATGACAAAATTAAAGCCAAAGCTAGAGAAATCGGCTTCCACAAAGTGGGTATCGCCGCTGTCGGTTCCTCTGACAACTCGGAGACTCCCCTACAGAAGTGGTTAAACCAAGGCTATCAAGCGGATATGGACTGGATGGCTAACCCGAAACGCCAAGATATCCGCCTGGTGATGCCCGATGTGCAATCTGTGATTTGCGTTGCCCTCAATTACTACACTGAACACCAACGGCCCGATCGTACTGAGTACGCCAAAATCTCCCGCTATGCTTGGGGACGAGATTACCATCGGGTAATGCACAAAAAACTGAAGGTCCTCGCTAATTGGCTGCAAACTACAGGGGAAGATATTCAAGCTCGGTACTACGCGGACACCGGACCAATACAGGATAAAGTTTGGGCAGAAAGGGCCGGTATTGGCTGGATAGCGAAAAACAGCAACGTTATTACTCGCGAGTATGGTTCTTGGGTGTTCCTCGGCGAGGTCCTCACGAACCTAAAATTAACCCCAGACGAACCCCACACCCCCCATTGTGGTACTTGCAGCCGCTGTTTAGACGCTTGTCCTACCGGGGCCATTACCGAACCGTTTATCGTGGATGCGAACCGCTGCATCGCCTATCACACGATCGAAAACCGCTCTCCAGAACTGCCAGATAGTATCAAACCCCACTTGCAGGGGTGGGTGGCGGGTTGCGATATTTGTCAAGATGTCTGTCCCTGGAATCAGCGGTTTGCCAGAGAAACTGATGTGGAGGAATTTCAGCCTTACCCCCAGAACCTCGCTCCGACTCTGGAGGAACTGGCAGATATGTCCGACCTTGAGTGGGACCGGCGGTTTACTGCGTCTGCTTTGCGGCGGATTAAACCGGCGATGTGGCGCCGCAATGCGCGGGCAAATCTGGAATAA
- a CDS encoding NAD(P)H-quinone oxidoreductase subunit H, whose product MTLRIETRTEPMILNMGPHHPSMHGVLRLIVTLDGEDVVDCEPVLGYLHRGMEKIAENRTNIMYVPYVSRWDYAAGMFNEAVTVNAPEKLADIPVPKRASYIRVIMLELNRIANHLLWLGPFLADVGAQTPFFYIFREREMIYDLWEAASGQRLINNNYFRIGGVAADLTYGWVDKCFDFCDYFDPKIDEYERLITDNPIFRRRIEGLGVITREEAINWGLSGPMLRASGVKWDLRKVDHYECYDDFDWDVQWETAGDCLARYFVRIREMRESVKIIRQALKGLPGGPYENLEAKRMTGGPKSEWNDFDYQFLGKKIPPTFKIPKGEHYVRIESGKGELGIYIIGDDNVFPWRWKIRAADFNNLQVVSQLVRGNKVADIVAILGSIDIIMGSVDR is encoded by the coding sequence ATGACACTGAGGATTGAAACCCGAACCGAACCCATGATTCTGAACATGGGTCCCCACCACCCCTCTATGCACGGGGTGCTGCGGTTAATTGTCACCCTCGACGGTGAAGACGTGGTGGATTGCGAGCCCGTCTTGGGCTACCTGCACCGGGGGATGGAAAAAATCGCGGAAAATCGCACCAACATCATGTACGTCCCCTACGTCAGTCGTTGGGACTACGCAGCGGGGATGTTCAACGAAGCCGTCACCGTCAACGCTCCCGAAAAACTTGCCGATATCCCCGTCCCCAAACGCGCCAGCTACATCCGGGTGATTATGCTGGAACTCAACCGCATCGCCAATCACCTGCTCTGGTTAGGACCATTCTTGGCGGACGTAGGCGCCCAAACCCCCTTCTTCTACATCTTCCGCGAGCGGGAGATGATTTACGACCTTTGGGAAGCCGCCTCGGGTCAGCGTCTCATCAATAACAACTACTTCCGCATTGGCGGCGTCGCTGCTGACCTGACCTACGGTTGGGTAGATAAGTGCTTTGATTTCTGCGACTACTTCGACCCCAAAATCGACGAGTACGAGCGCCTCATTACCGATAACCCCATCTTCCGCCGCCGCATCGAAGGTCTCGGCGTCATCACCCGGGAGGAAGCCATCAACTGGGGACTCTCTGGCCCGATGCTCCGCGCTTCTGGCGTCAAGTGGGACCTGCGCAAGGTTGACCACTACGAATGCTACGACGATTTCGACTGGGACGTACAATGGGAAACCGCCGGTGACTGTCTCGCTCGCTATTTCGTGCGGATTCGGGAAATGCGCGAATCTGTGAAAATCATTCGCCAAGCTCTCAAGGGTCTCCCCGGTGGCCCCTATGAAAACTTGGAAGCCAAGCGGATGACGGGCGGTCCTAAATCTGAGTGGAACGATTTTGATTACCAGTTCTTAGGGAAGAAAATTCCCCCCACTTTCAAAATCCCTAAAGGGGAACATTATGTGCGCATTGAAAGTGGCAAAGGGGAACTGGGCATTTATATTATTGGGGATGATAATGTCTTCCCCTGGCGCTGGAAGATTCGGGCTGCTGATTTTAATAACCTCCAGGTGGTTTCTCAGCTAGTGCGAGGTAATAAGGTGGCGGATATCGTCGCTATCCTCGGTAGCATTGATATCATCATGGGTTCGGTCGATCGCTAG